From Prochlorococcus sp. MIT 1223, the proteins below share one genomic window:
- a CDS encoding UvrD-helicase domain-containing protein, whose translation MNEKKKNFLSGLNNEQTLAVDHFSGPLLVVAGAGSGKTRALTHRIAHLISEYNVDPSEILAVTFTNKAAREMKDRLELLLAKRLSENQFAQPWNTLQVAEQRQLRNRIYQEITKELWIGTFHSLFARLLRFDIDKFVDLGGLKWTRQFSIYDESDAQGLVKEIITQDLKLDPKRFEPKKIRWAISNAKNQGILPNQYEKQAEGQRGKITAEAYQLYRKALAANNALDFDDLLLLPVELLKQNKSIRSYWHQRFKHILVDEYQDTNWTQYELIKLLATNGVEPNLFKEWTNRSVFVVGDADQSIYSFRAADFRILMGFQDDFGDKSKDNVSSTIVKLEDNYRSTSTILEAANSLIANNKERLEKVLKATRGEGELIKLTECDDEISEAEAIVHRLRLLNASNSELNWGQMAVLYRTNAQSRSIEESLVRWSIPYIVVGGLRFYDRREIKDVLAYLKLLINPADSVSLLRIMNVPKRGVGKTTVQRLTDAANQLAIPIWDLLNDGEAIRSLGGRSAKGLLQFSELINSLRNEVNISPPSQLIQLVLEKSGYLSELIATATDEAEERRRNLQELVNAALQYQEENETATLEGFLASAALASDADKKESTNNQVTLMTLHSSKGLEFPVVCLVGMEQGLFPSYRSLDDPSSLEEERRLCYVGITRAKERLFLFHANERRTWGGIREPAIPSLFLSELPRDLIEGDIPLTGGTALRRDKHLERLTRIDREEKLSQSQSYPKNAVRRRYSGPSPEKAWKIGDKVIHNSFGIGEITHIFGSGEKISLAIKFQGLGAKILDPRLAPIQLVE comes from the coding sequence ATGAATGAAAAAAAGAAAAACTTTCTAAGTGGTTTAAATAATGAACAAACCTTAGCAGTAGATCATTTTTCAGGTCCTTTATTAGTAGTTGCTGGAGCAGGAAGTGGTAAAACAAGAGCTTTAACTCACCGCATAGCGCATTTAATATCTGAATATAATGTAGACCCTTCGGAAATTCTAGCTGTAACTTTTACTAATAAAGCAGCTAGAGAAATGAAAGATAGATTGGAATTATTATTGGCAAAAAGGCTTTCAGAAAATCAATTTGCTCAACCTTGGAATACCTTACAAGTTGCTGAACAACGTCAATTACGTAATCGTATATATCAAGAGATAACAAAAGAATTATGGATAGGAACATTCCATTCTCTATTTGCAAGACTTTTGAGATTTGATATTGATAAATTTGTAGATCTAGGAGGATTGAAATGGACTAGACAATTTTCAATTTATGATGAATCTGATGCACAAGGCCTTGTTAAAGAAATAATTACACAAGACTTGAAGTTAGATCCTAAAAGATTTGAGCCAAAGAAAATTCGGTGGGCTATAAGCAATGCAAAAAATCAAGGTATTTTACCTAATCAATACGAAAAACAAGCTGAAGGACAAAGAGGAAAAATAACAGCAGAAGCTTATCAACTCTATAGAAAAGCATTAGCTGCAAATAATGCACTTGACTTTGACGATCTTCTCCTACTTCCAGTAGAGTTATTAAAGCAAAATAAGTCAATCAGAAGCTACTGGCATCAAAGATTTAAGCATATTCTTGTTGATGAGTACCAAGATACAAACTGGACACAATATGAATTAATTAAACTCTTAGCAACAAATGGAGTCGAACCTAATTTATTTAAAGAGTGGACTAATCGATCAGTATTTGTTGTAGGCGATGCAGATCAAAGTATTTATAGTTTTAGAGCCGCAGACTTTCGAATCTTAATGGGTTTTCAAGATGACTTTGGAGACAAGAGTAAAGATAATGTGTCTTCGACAATTGTTAAGCTTGAAGATAACTATAGATCTACTTCCACAATTCTGGAAGCGGCAAATTCATTAATTGCCAATAACAAAGAAAGATTGGAAAAGGTTTTAAAAGCCACTCGAGGAGAAGGAGAGTTAATAAAGCTTACTGAATGCGATGATGAGATATCAGAAGCGGAAGCGATCGTTCATAGACTTAGGCTTCTTAATGCCTCTAACTCAGAATTAAATTGGGGGCAGATGGCAGTTCTTTATAGGACGAATGCGCAATCAAGATCAATTGAGGAATCTTTAGTTAGATGGAGTATTCCTTATATAGTCGTAGGGGGTCTTCGTTTTTATGACCGCAGAGAAATTAAAGATGTTCTCGCTTATTTAAAATTATTGATAAACCCTGCAGACAGTGTAAGCCTTTTAAGAATTATGAATGTCCCCAAGCGTGGAGTTGGCAAGACAACTGTTCAAAGACTTACTGATGCAGCTAATCAATTAGCAATTCCAATTTGGGATCTTTTGAATGATGGAGAAGCAATACGATCATTAGGGGGAAGATCTGCAAAGGGGCTATTACAATTTAGTGAGTTAATAAATAGTCTAAGAAATGAAGTAAATATTTCTCCTCCCTCTCAATTAATACAACTTGTTCTCGAGAAAAGTGGTTATTTAAGCGAATTAATTGCAACTGCAACTGATGAAGCAGAAGAGAGACGAAGAAACCTTCAAGAACTTGTCAATGCAGCACTGCAGTATCAGGAAGAAAATGAGACCGCTACTTTAGAAGGATTTTTAGCTAGTGCAGCATTAGCAAGTGATGCAGACAAAAAAGAGTCGACTAATAATCAAGTTACCTTAATGACATTGCATAGCAGTAAAGGCTTAGAATTCCCAGTTGTTTGCTTGGTAGGAATGGAACAAGGATTATTCCCTAGTTATAGGTCACTTGATGACCCTTCATCACTAGAAGAAGAACGACGACTGTGCTACGTAGGTATTACTAGAGCGAAAGAAAGATTATTTTTATTTCATGCAAATGAACGAAGGACATGGGGAGGCATTCGAGAACCTGCTATCCCTTCATTATTCTTATCAGAACTTCCTAGAGATTTAATAGAAGGAGACATTCCTCTTACAGGAGGAACCGCACTAAGAAGAGATAAGCATTTAGAACGTCTAACACGTATTGACCGAGAAGAAAAACTGTCTCAATCGCAGAGTTATCCGAAAAATGCAGTTCGACGAAGATATAGTGGCCCTTCCCCTGAGAAAGCTTGGAAAATAGGAGATAAAGTAATTCATAACTCATTTGGAATTGGAGAAATAACTCATATTTTTGGCTCCGGGGAAAAAATCTCTTTAGCTATCAAATTCCAAGGACTAGGTGCAAAGATTCTTGACCCAAGGCTGGCTCCTATACAATTAGTCGAATAA
- a CDS encoding chromophore lyase CpcT/CpeT: protein MSTRTNQLIINFAKTISGKYSNQKQANEQPQKFAHINIYFMPLSYDLLNSPGFYTEQSYDYDPWTPYRQAILKIHNKGNIIITENFEIKNSIRIAGAGSNPNLLKEIEIEKLSLRKGCSMHFRKLNKADFLGKIEPGKKCLGRKENATVYINSHVYANDSQWISKDEGFDINTQCKIWGSNDGPFIFSKEYSLNDYIDRNWL, encoded by the coding sequence ATGTCTACTAGAACTAATCAATTAATAATAAATTTTGCAAAAACAATATCAGGTAAGTATAGCAATCAAAAACAAGCTAATGAGCAACCTCAGAAGTTTGCTCATATCAACATTTACTTCATGCCATTATCTTACGATCTTTTAAATAGCCCAGGTTTTTATACAGAACAGAGTTATGACTATGATCCATGGACTCCATATCGCCAAGCTATACTTAAAATACATAACAAAGGCAATATAATTATTACTGAAAACTTTGAAATTAAAAATTCTATAAGAATCGCTGGAGCAGGTTCAAATCCTAATTTACTAAAAGAAATAGAGATAGAGAAACTATCTTTAAGAAAAGGATGTTCAATGCACTTTAGAAAATTAAATAAAGCTGATTTTTTAGGCAAAATTGAGCCTGGGAAGAAGTGCTTAGGCCGGAAAGAGAACGCCACCGTTTATATCAATAGCCATGTATATGCAAATGATTCTCAATGGATAAGTAAGGATGAAGGTTTTGACATTAATACACAATGCAAAATATGGGGTTCTAATGATGGTCCATTTATATTTTCAAAAGAATATTCGCTTAATGATTATATAGATAGAAATTGGCTATAA
- the mtnP gene encoding S-methyl-5'-thioadenosine phosphorylase, whose protein sequence is MIKQHFSNSMKNNEPSTFSLEKARLGVLGGSGLYSIDSIEEVKEIHLDTPYGKPSDALRIGKLGKMEVVFLARHGRNHTIQPTDIPYQANIWALRSLGVRWILSPSAVGSLQEQIRPLDMVIPDQFIDRTHQRPLTFFSEGVVAHVTMADPFCPILSKVLAEEAEKIIPEGRQIHRGGTYLAMEGPAFSTRAESELYRSWGCSVIGMTNHTEARLAREAEIAYASLSMATDYDCWNQNHENVTVEMVIENLKANAFIGKKIVAATALKIDQLRPRSAAHSALKSGLLTNKDIVPDLTREKIDIFTSPYWGLFSKS, encoded by the coding sequence ATGATCAAACAACATTTTTCCAATTCAATGAAAAATAATGAACCAAGTACTTTTTCTCTAGAGAAAGCGAGGCTGGGAGTATTAGGAGGGAGTGGACTTTATTCAATTGATTCAATTGAAGAAGTAAAGGAAATACATCTAGACACACCTTATGGCAAGCCCTCTGATGCCTTACGTATAGGGAAATTAGGCAAAATGGAAGTGGTTTTTCTGGCTCGTCATGGAAGAAATCACACAATTCAACCAACAGACATACCTTACCAAGCGAATATTTGGGCTTTGCGTTCATTAGGAGTGAGATGGATATTATCCCCTTCAGCAGTTGGTTCTCTTCAAGAGCAAATAAGGCCTCTAGACATGGTAATTCCTGACCAATTTATCGATAGAACGCATCAAAGGCCCCTAACTTTTTTTAGCGAAGGCGTTGTGGCTCATGTAACAATGGCAGATCCATTTTGTCCAATACTTTCAAAGGTACTTGCGGAAGAAGCAGAAAAAATTATTCCTGAAGGCAGGCAAATTCATCGTGGAGGCACTTATCTTGCAATGGAAGGGCCGGCATTCTCAACCAGAGCAGAATCTGAACTTTATAGAAGCTGGGGCTGTTCAGTTATTGGAATGACTAACCATACTGAAGCTCGCTTAGCGAGGGAAGCAGAAATTGCCTATGCATCCCTTTCCATGGCAACTGATTATGACTGCTGGAATCAAAATCATGAAAATGTAACAGTAGAAATGGTTATTGAAAATCTAAAAGCCAATGCATTTATTGGCAAAAAAATAGTTGCGGCCACTGCTCTCAAAATAGATCAGTTAAGACCGCGTAGTGCAGCTCATAGTGCTTTAAAAAGCGGTCTCTTGACAAATAAGGACATCGTGCCTGATTTGACAAGAGAAAAAATTGACATATTCACAAGCCCCTACTGGGGCTTGTTTTCTAAAAGTTAA
- a CDS encoding CCA tRNA nucleotidyltransferase, with the protein MEEFILDTKELCLPRNLLETIKLAARRAGIKRIALTGGVIRDHLLHFYFKHPISMPKDLDLIIEGEPFILAKVLEQEIGTERVEIVRENKLFQTIEMKIDDFPVDVASAREDQYLLSAENPKTISTTIEKDLRRRDFTLNAIALELTSNTLIDLHNGRDSIKKRHLELIHPKSIEDDPTRIIRAARYASRLDLRLSPKSLYQVQSTLDKWPWHWKPDDTSEAAPAALSTRLRMELELLFSQEPFKKAIQYLQNWGALILLDNQLQSDSTWSERLDLALKFEISPLIAFIASASNPIQLAKRLQLAQRKQKILVESIAIQEFFNEIHEKQTYINWLPSDWCEAIEKNKWDKDSIAIAICLNHPLREPLYKWIKSWRLEKSPISANELITQGWAPGPSLKAELKRLRKEKLDGMN; encoded by the coding sequence ATGGAGGAGTTTATCTTAGATACAAAGGAATTATGTCTTCCAAGAAATCTATTGGAGACAATTAAGCTTGCCGCGAGAAGAGCAGGAATCAAGCGAATTGCTTTAACAGGAGGAGTTATAAGAGATCATCTACTTCATTTCTACTTCAAACATCCAATATCTATGCCAAAAGATTTGGACCTCATCATTGAAGGTGAACCATTTATACTTGCCAAAGTGCTTGAGCAAGAGATTGGTACGGAGAGGGTAGAGATAGTTCGAGAAAATAAACTTTTTCAAACTATCGAAATGAAGATTGACGATTTCCCTGTGGATGTGGCCAGTGCAAGAGAAGATCAATATCTTTTATCAGCAGAGAACCCAAAGACAATTTCAACGACAATAGAAAAAGATCTTAGAAGACGTGATTTCACACTCAATGCTATAGCACTAGAACTTACAAGTAATACTTTAATAGACCTACATAATGGTAGGGATTCAATCAAAAAACGTCACTTAGAATTAATTCATCCTAAAAGTATTGAAGATGACCCTACTCGCATAATCAGAGCCGCAAGATATGCATCAAGACTTGATTTAAGGCTGTCACCTAAAAGCCTTTATCAAGTTCAGTCTACACTTGATAAGTGGCCATGGCACTGGAAACCAGATGATACTAGTGAAGCAGCTCCGGCTGCTTTAAGTACTAGGCTTCGAATGGAACTTGAACTCTTATTTTCTCAAGAACCTTTTAAGAAAGCAATTCAATATTTACAAAACTGGGGGGCATTAATTCTATTAGATAACCAACTGCAATCAGATTCAACTTGGAGTGAGAGATTGGATTTGGCATTGAAATTTGAGATAAGTCCTTTAATAGCATTTATTGCTAGCGCTTCAAATCCAATACAGTTAGCAAAAAGATTACAATTGGCTCAACGAAAACAAAAGATCCTTGTCGAGAGTATTGCTATTCAAGAATTCTTTAATGAAATCCATGAGAAACAAACATATATAAATTGGTTGCCCTCTGATTGGTGCGAAGCAATTGAAAAAAATAAATGGGATAAAGATAGTATCGCAATTGCAATATGTCTCAACCACCCTCTCCGGGAACCTTTGTATAAATGGATTAAGAGTTGGCGATTAGAGAAATCACCTATAAGCGCAAATGAATTAATAACACAAGGATGGGCTCCTGGTCCATCCTTAAAAGCGGAACTTAAACGACTTAGGAAGGAGAAATTAGATGGAATGAACTGA
- the selD gene encoding selenide, water dikinase SelD yields MLFDHLVLAGGGHSHALMLMRWAANSQFRPKGLITLVNRNSTTIYSGMFPGVIAREYCWNDAQIDLRVLADRAEVVLVIDEILGLNAKEKTLFLKHRPNLNFSRISLDFGSSTNTSKFNQSLNSEALAIPIKPFNKALDFIKSEDIRSSASKEKTFSVIGAGFAGLEIAFALRKRWPERPLQLQFTSKKLSEKIKNVLISERISLVERDVPISGPALLCTGNQPPEWIKNSGLPLEVSGRISTLATFQSTLYPYVFAVGDCGVLKESPRPPSGVWAVRAASKLARNIERQTEGKKLLVWKPQKRALQIVGGPFKPEVDLAWAFWGEKLIGPHPWIWFWKKFIDRRFMRMFDDISMMASHSQNDDEKKLCRGCAAKLASEPLREALKESNVNGLENNSEDAALVFKSSSGENLIQSVDGFPSLISDPWLNARLTALHACSDIWATGGVVISAQPIVTLPAVPDGVQKELLVQVLGGIRSALEPQDARIIGGHTLESRSQTPGIIANAIQISLSVNGLISSENKAWNKNGLQEGDVILLSRSLGSGVIFAASMQGAVDPSDLDFAIAQMNLSQHSLLLNLFNKQSQQCNSDAFHACTDITGFGLLGHLWEMLSSSNSKLLENELTPLKIILMAEAIPSFPGVLRLLAAGHRSTFASANRRFWRLFEPKGNMGSWFEWDLGNIPLESKHHQQIMELIVDPQTCGPLCLACSSSIADELIDEGAWIKIGSVHSI; encoded by the coding sequence ATGTTGTTTGATCATCTTGTTCTTGCTGGTGGAGGCCATTCTCATGCTTTGATGTTGATGCGATGGGCGGCAAATTCCCAGTTCAGACCAAAAGGTTTAATCACTCTAGTTAATAGGAACAGTACAACTATTTACTCGGGAATGTTTCCTGGAGTTATTGCTAGAGAATATTGTTGGAACGATGCACAGATTGATTTACGAGTATTAGCTGATAGAGCAGAAGTTGTTTTAGTAATTGATGAGATTTTGGGATTGAATGCAAAAGAAAAAACTTTATTTCTGAAACATAGGCCAAATCTTAATTTTTCAAGAATTAGCCTTGATTTTGGCTCTAGTACAAATACCAGTAAATTTAATCAAAGCTTAAATTCAGAAGCATTGGCTATCCCAATCAAGCCATTTAATAAAGCATTGGATTTTATAAAGAGTGAAGATATCAGATCCTCTGCTAGCAAAGAAAAAACATTTTCAGTAATTGGTGCAGGATTCGCTGGTTTAGAAATAGCTTTTGCTTTGAGAAAAAGATGGCCTGAGCGCCCTTTGCAATTGCAATTTACTTCTAAGAAGTTAAGTGAAAAGATCAAAAATGTTCTTATCTCAGAAAGGATTTCTCTTGTGGAGAGAGATGTTCCTATTAGTGGACCGGCCCTTTTGTGTACAGGAAACCAGCCTCCGGAGTGGATTAAAAATAGTGGACTGCCTTTAGAAGTATCAGGTCGTATATCTACATTGGCAACTTTTCAATCAACTCTTTATCCGTATGTTTTCGCTGTTGGCGATTGCGGTGTACTTAAAGAATCACCTCGACCTCCTTCTGGTGTATGGGCGGTTCGGGCAGCAAGTAAGTTGGCGAGAAACATTGAGAGACAAACTGAAGGTAAAAAATTACTTGTTTGGAAACCTCAAAAAAGAGCACTTCAAATAGTAGGTGGCCCTTTTAAGCCAGAGGTTGATTTAGCTTGGGCGTTTTGGGGCGAGAAGCTTATAGGCCCTCACCCTTGGATTTGGTTCTGGAAGAAATTTATAGATCGAAGATTTATGAGGATGTTTGATGATATTTCAATGATGGCGAGTCATTCACAAAATGACGATGAAAAAAAACTTTGCAGAGGTTGCGCCGCAAAACTTGCTTCAGAGCCGTTACGAGAAGCTTTGAAGGAGAGTAACGTTAATGGACTAGAAAATAATTCAGAAGATGCGGCACTTGTTTTTAAATCTTCTTCGGGTGAAAATTTAATTCAAAGCGTTGATGGTTTCCCTTCTCTTATAAGTGACCCTTGGCTGAATGCAAGACTTACAGCACTGCATGCATGTTCAGATATTTGGGCAACAGGAGGAGTTGTTATTTCTGCTCAGCCTATTGTAACTTTGCCGGCTGTTCCAGATGGGGTCCAAAAAGAGCTATTAGTGCAAGTCTTAGGAGGTATTAGATCTGCATTAGAACCACAAGATGCTCGAATTATAGGAGGACATACTCTTGAATCAAGAAGTCAAACCCCTGGAATAATTGCTAATGCAATACAAATATCTTTAAGTGTTAATGGTTTAATTAGTAGTGAAAATAAAGCTTGGAACAAAAATGGTCTTCAAGAAGGAGACGTTATTTTACTAAGTCGATCTTTAGGTAGTGGAGTCATTTTTGCTGCATCGATGCAAGGAGCTGTTGATCCAAGTGATTTGGATTTCGCAATTGCACAGATGAACTTGAGCCAGCATTCCCTTTTGTTAAATCTTTTTAATAAGCAATCTCAACAATGTAACTCAGATGCTTTTCATGCCTGTACGGATATCACTGGCTTTGGATTGCTAGGACATTTGTGGGAAATGCTTTCGTCAAGTAATTCAAAGCTTCTTGAGAATGAATTAACACCATTAAAGATTATTTTGATGGCAGAAGCTATTCCTTCTTTCCCAGGAGTATTAAGACTTTTAGCAGCAGGTCATAGGAGTACATTCGCTTCTGCTAATCGTAGATTTTGGCGTCTATTTGAACCTAAAGGGAATATGGGGTCTTGGTTTGAGTGGGATCTTGGAAATATTCCTTTGGAGAGTAAACATCATCAGCAGATAATGGAATTAATTGTGGATCCTCAAACTTGTGGCCCCTTGTGCTTGGCATGCTCTTCATCTATAGCTGATGAATTAATAGATGAAGGTGCATGGATAAAGATTGGTTCAGTTCATTCCATCTAA
- a CDS encoding bleomycin hydrolase — protein MLDAFSRAVVSADSKGAPVGSEDLAQLKKYVADANKRIDATLAITQNVSCIAADAISGMVCENTGLTQPGGNCYPTRRMAACLRDGEIILRYISYALLAGDPSILDDRCINGLKETYLALGVPLVNAIRAIEIMKIATVAIMTETNTGRKMFNGINSGSGAECKDIASEAATYFDRVINSLK, from the coding sequence ATGCTAGACGCATTTTCCCGTGCTGTAGTAAGTGCTGATTCTAAAGGTGCGCCAGTTGGTAGTGAGGACCTTGCGCAACTCAAAAAATATGTTGCCGATGCCAATAAGCGTATAGATGCGACACTTGCGATTACTCAAAATGTTTCTTGTATAGCAGCTGATGCTATTTCTGGAATGGTTTGTGAAAACACAGGTCTTACACAACCAGGGGGGAATTGCTATCCCACTCGTAGAATGGCTGCTTGTTTAAGAGATGGAGAAATTATATTGAGATATATAAGCTATGCATTGCTTGCAGGGGATCCATCAATTCTTGATGATAGATGTATTAATGGGCTTAAAGAAACTTATTTAGCTCTAGGCGTGCCTCTAGTGAATGCAATTAGAGCAATTGAAATCATGAAAATTGCAACTGTTGCAATAATGACTGAGACTAATACTGGCAGAAAAATGTTTAATGGAATTAATTCAGGATCAGGTGCTGAATGTAAAGATATTGCATCTGAAGCTGCAACTTATTTTGATAGAGTTATAAATTCTCTTAAATAA
- a CDS encoding HEAT repeat domain-containing protein: MFSKPPLLAKETALDILSRPISKLNLLSDYYKAVANLLEYPCCETEDALINFLKKKGKSQSTIIAKRKAIEVLAQLNCTRSIPEISFFLNSEDPYLVENASLALAKLSCEDDQIQDMISNLLEDKKQHRRSLIQSLSFMRVSRSLPKIKRLLDQKSLQNGVYGAAISAIIKFTHEKKLYKELDSLLLVPNQNDRQTAVEDIINAEAIDLLPSVIKTPISPFFRLRAIKKLWPIGEDKGNEVKLFHLLDSVIVDNPTQLRLINRSDKIRSLDLLLNDFFNTDFNKAYLALETLVNFSARDLWEPLNRVLGRINRDYGAIYFLIKLFTFVTDWNDNQRKFILEFTSSLLDSDWPDYMKFRPPSIFLILSYRTLNSEANLLRFLDSENTPYWACRYSALRAIELYFLKENKLNIKGIIEDSRNDQNPFVSIKANYIHMKNFE; the protein is encoded by the coding sequence TTGTTTAGTAAACCTCCCTTATTAGCTAAAGAAACAGCATTAGATATTTTATCTAGACCTATCTCTAAACTTAATCTTTTAAGTGATTATTATAAAGCGGTTGCTAATCTCCTCGAATATCCATGCTGTGAAACAGAAGATGCTCTTATTAATTTTCTTAAGAAAAAAGGTAAATCACAATCAACAATTATAGCAAAACGTAAAGCTATAGAAGTATTAGCTCAATTGAATTGCACTAGATCAATACCCGAAATAAGCTTTTTTCTAAATAGCGAGGATCCTTATTTGGTTGAGAATGCATCACTTGCTCTCGCTAAACTTTCATGTGAAGATGATCAAATACAAGATATGATATCTAATTTACTTGAAGATAAAAAGCAGCATAGACGTTCATTAATTCAATCACTATCTTTCATGAGAGTCTCTAGGTCATTGCCTAAGATTAAAAGATTATTAGATCAAAAGTCATTGCAAAATGGAGTATATGGTGCTGCGATTTCTGCAATAATTAAATTCACTCATGAGAAGAAGCTTTATAAAGAATTAGATAGTTTACTCCTAGTACCTAATCAGAATGATAGGCAAACAGCAGTTGAAGATATAATCAATGCAGAAGCGATTGATTTGCTACCGTCAGTTATTAAAACACCAATATCTCCTTTCTTTAGACTTCGAGCAATAAAGAAACTATGGCCAATTGGAGAAGATAAAGGAAATGAAGTGAAACTTTTTCATCTATTAGATTCTGTTATAGTAGATAACCCTACTCAACTTAGATTAATTAATAGATCAGATAAAATAAGATCCTTAGATTTGCTACTTAATGACTTTTTTAATACCGATTTCAATAAAGCTTACCTTGCTCTTGAAACCCTTGTTAATTTCTCTGCTAGGGATTTATGGGAACCTTTAAATAGAGTGCTAGGTAGGATTAACAGAGATTATGGGGCTATATATTTTTTGATTAAATTATTTACTTTCGTGACTGATTGGAATGATAATCAAAGGAAGTTTATATTGGAATTCACTTCATCTTTATTAGATAGTGATTGGCCTGATTATATGAAATTTAGACCTCCATCAATATTTCTCATTTTATCTTATAGAACTTTAAACTCAGAAGCTAATCTTTTAAGATTCTTAGACTCTGAAAATACTCCTTACTGGGCTTGTCGCTATTCAGCTTTAAGGGCTATAGAGCTTTATTTTTTAAAAGAAAATAAATTAAATATAAAAGGTATAATAGAAGATTCAAGAAATGATCAAAATCCTTTTGTATCAATTAAAGCAAACTACATTCATATGAAAAATTTTGAATAA
- a CDS encoding HEAT repeat domain-containing protein: protein MSSNIPEKINHSDFKISPEEAHALAEQLKEKLGTRDFQKTNHKLTNLMIAGLGDDRGLVRRTFAESLGIIGSSALPGLFEVLKNSPNVIARRAAAKTLKLVGDPNAVPYLLEALMNDTDPVVQGSAAGAMAIFGKAAIDALLKVISNSKSSSMQCGLASWALSFAGGQAPDELKNAAKSNNPAIKTAAIAAFGDLMQTSYDKELENILLNALNDNSPDVRIEATRLVININNTQLIEEILSKKINDTNLLVRRIAAIYLMKLDTPNAIKILNKRIHEEKENSVKEVINLAVKKLSNPRD, encoded by the coding sequence TTGTCTTCAAACATCCCAGAAAAAATTAATCACTCTGATTTTAAGATAAGTCCGGAAGAAGCTCATGCACTAGCAGAGCAATTAAAGGAAAAACTCGGTACAAGGGATTTTCAAAAAACAAACCATAAACTCACCAACTTAATGATTGCTGGATTAGGTGATGATAGAGGTTTAGTCAGGCGGACATTTGCAGAAAGTCTTGGAATTATTGGAAGTTCAGCACTGCCTGGATTATTTGAAGTACTAAAAAATAGTCCAAATGTAATAGCAAGAAGAGCCGCAGCTAAAACTCTAAAGCTAGTGGGGGATCCAAATGCAGTTCCATATCTGCTAGAAGCTCTTATGAATGATACGGATCCAGTCGTTCAAGGGTCAGCCGCAGGCGCGATGGCAATATTTGGGAAGGCAGCAATTGATGCTCTTTTAAAGGTAATCTCCAACTCAAAAAGCAGCTCAATGCAATGTGGTCTTGCCTCTTGGGCGTTATCTTTTGCCGGGGGGCAAGCTCCAGACGAATTAAAGAACGCCGCCAAATCAAACAATCCGGCTATTAAGACTGCAGCAATAGCTGCATTTGGAGATCTTATGCAAACTTCATATGATAAAGAGTTAGAGAATATTTTACTGAACGCGTTAAATGATAATTCCCCAGATGTTCGTATTGAAGCAACAAGACTTGTAATTAATATTAATAATACACAACTAATTGAAGAGATTCTTTCCAAGAAAATTAATGATACCAATTTATTAGTAAGAAGAATTGCAGCAATTTATCTAATGAAATTAGATACACCAAATGCAATCAAGATACTTAATAAACGTATTCATGAAGAGAAAGAAAACAGTGTTAAAGAAGTAATTAATCTTGCAGTAAAAAAGCTTTCAAATCCAAGGGATTAA
- a CDS encoding bleomycin hydrolase — translation MKSAVTTVLSAADAAGRFPSISDLESVKGSLDRARARIEAAEKLANSIDRLANEAVDAVYESAAYQLSNKDKCTRDIHHYLRLINYCLVTGGTGPLDEWGIAGMREVIRIQLLPTVAYIEAFTFIRDKQNLSDYMGRQAVAEFKSLLDHLINALA, via the coding sequence ATGAAATCAGCTGTGACAACAGTTTTATCTGCCGCAGATGCTGCTGGAAGATTTCCTAGCATTAGTGATCTTGAATCGGTTAAAGGCTCTCTGGATAGAGCAAGAGCAAGAATAGAAGCAGCGGAAAAACTTGCGAATTCAATAGATAGGCTTGCTAATGAAGCTGTTGATGCAGTGTATGAATCTGCTGCCTATCAACTTTCTAATAAAGATAAATGTACTAGAGATATTCACCATTATCTCCGATTGATTAATTATTGTCTTGTTACGGGTGGAACTGGTCCTCTTGATGAATGGGGAATTGCTGGGATGAGGGAAGTAATAAGAATACAACTCCTTCCTACAGTTGCTTATATTGAAGCATTTACTTTTATTCGGGATAAGCAAAATCTTTCTGATTATATGGGTAGACAAGCTGTTGCAGAATTCAAGTCTCTTTTGGACCATTTAATTAATGCTTTGGCTTAA